A single genomic interval of Antarcticibacterium arcticum harbors:
- a CDS encoding cytidylyltransferase domain-containing protein: protein MEDGLLNNKVGFIIQARMKSTRLPGKILMPLPLGGLYHY from the coding sequence ATGGAGGATGGACTTCTAAATAATAAAGTTGGCTTTATAATACAGGCTCGGATGAAATCTACAAGATTGCCGGGAAAAATTCTAATGCCACTTCCCCTGGGGGGACTTTACCATTATTAG